In Halobacteria archaeon AArc-dxtr1, the sequence GAGTCGACCTACGGCGGTCGAAACGACTACCAGACCGATCAGGAAGACTCAGAGGAGAAGTTAAAGAAGGTCATCAATGAGGCCTACGACAAGGGCGGCAAGGTCCTCATTCCGGCGTTCGCCGTGGGTCGCTCCCAGGAGATCATGCTGGTCTTAGAGGAGGCGATGCGGTCCGGAGATATTCCCTCGATGCCCGTTCACCTGGACGGAATGATCTGGGAGGCGACGGCGATCCACACCACCTACCCTGAGTACCTCCGGGACGATCTTCGAGACCGAATCTTCCACGAGGACGAGAACCCCTTCCTCGCCGAGGAGTTCAACCACATCGACGGCGGCGAGGAGGAACGCCAGGAGGTCGCCGACGGCGAGCCCTGCATCATCCTGTCTACCTCCGGGATGGTTACCGGCGGCCCGATCATGTCCTGGCTCGGCCACATCGGCCCCGACCCGGACTCGACGCTCGTCTTCGTTGGCTACCAGGCCCAGGGAACGCTCGGCCGACGCATCCAGAACGGTTGGGACGAGATCCCGACCAGCGAGGTCGGCCACAGCGGCGGTCGAAACAGCAACGGTCGCGGCACCCTCTCGTTGAACATGGACGTCGAGACCGTCGACGGCTTCTCCGGCCACGCCGACCGCGCCGGTCTGGAGAACTTCGTCAAGACGATGAATCCCCGTCCGGAGAAGGTGCTCTGTGTCCACGGCGACGAACGCTCCACGCAGGACCTCTCGAGCGCGCTGTACCACGAGTACAACATGCGGACGTTCGCGCCGAAGAATCTCGAAACGTTCCGGTTCCTCTGAGATAATCGTCGACACGAGTTCGGACTGTTCCCGACGACTCGACGTCGACGCACGGTATCGAGTCCAAACCGGTTTGAGACCGCGATCCGTTCTGTCAGTCTCGAAGTCCGAGCGCATCTCGAACCTCCGCGTGCGTCTCTGACGCCATCCGTCCGTTCGACGAGTTCTCGAGTGCGCTCGGCCCATCGTTCACACATGGCGTCCGTTAGACGAGGGCCGACACCGCACTCACGCAGCGTCCGTCGACGTTCAGTCCGACGAACTCGCACGGCGAGTTAGGCACCGACACGTTCCAGAGACAGTCTCTGCGCTGGCCAGTGCACCCCCCAAATCCTTATCGCATGGCAAGTGCAACAATTGTTGATGAAGAAACTGATCAACGATCCCGAGAACGTCGTCGACGAGATGCTCGACGGGATGGTCGCGGCCCACCCCGACCGGTTCCGGCGGCTCGAGGGGCTCGAAGTGATCGTCCGTGCGGATGGCCCGGTCGACGGAAAGGTCGGGCTGATCTCCGGCGGCGGCAGCGGGCACGAGCCGACCCACGCCGGGTTCGTCGGCGACGGGATGCTCGACGGGGCGGCGGCTGGCGACGTTTTCACCTCCCCGACGGCAGATCAGATCGCAGAGTTGATTGAGGCCTGCGACGGCGGCGAGGGGGTCCTCTGCGTGGTGAAAAACTACGAGGGCGACGTGATGAACTTCGACACCGCCGCCGAGATGGCGGAGATGGAGGGCGTCGACGTCCGGCAGGTGCTCGTCAACGACGACGTTGCGGTCGAGGACTCGCTGTACACGAGCGGTCGACGCGGCGTCTGTGGGACGATCCTCGTCCACAAAGCCGCGGGGGCGGCCGCAGCTGACGGCGCTGAGTTAGACGAGGTCGTCCGAATCGCCGAGAAGGTCGTCGACAACGTTGGCACCATGGGGACGGCGCTTACCTCCTGTATCACCCCCGAGAAGGGCGAGCCGACGTTCGACCTCGGCGAGGACGAGATCGAACTCGGAATCGGGATCCACGGTGAACCTGGGACTGAGCGCGTCGAACACATGTCTGCCGACGAGATCACCGATCACCTCACGGAGGCCGTTCTCGCCGATCTCGACCTCGAGGCCGGCACCGAAGTGTTGACGATCGTCAACGGGATGGGCGGAACGCCGCTCTCAGAGCTGTACGTCGTCAACCACCGGCTCCAGGAGCTCATGGGCGAGCACGAGCTCACGGTCTGGGACGCCTGGGTCGGCGATTACATGACGTCGCTGGATATGGACGGCTGTTCGATCACCGTCGCCGCTGTCGACGACGAACTCACGGAGCTGCTGGCGGCTCCCGCGGACACGCCAGCGTTGACGGTCCGAGAATGAGCCAATCGGCCGTAATCTCGCCGCTGTGCCATTGCGAGAACGCGACTGCGAGAGTTCCGCCACGTAGCTCCGTGAACACGACCGCGAGAGCGCCGACGCGAAGCTCCGGAAGTGCGCCTATACAGTTGCTCAAGCGGAGGTGTGCCCATGGTTGACGAGGCCACCCAGCGCGAGGCGATCCGGGACGCCGTCGAGGCGATCGCCGAACGAATCGAGGCCGAACGGGAGCACCTCACCGATCTGGACTCCGCAATCGGCGACGCCGACCACGGGGCGAACATGGACCGCGGGATGCGTGCCGTCGTCGAACAGATCGACGACCTGGACGACGCCGATCCGGCGACGATGGTCAAGACCGTCGGAACGACGCTGATCAGGGAGGTCGGCGGCGCTGCGGGACCGCTGTACGGCGGTTCGGCGATGAGTGCCAGCACCGCGCTGTCAGACGGTGTGACGGCTGACTCGACCGTCGCGTTTGCCGAGGCGTACCTCGAGAAGGTCCAGGATCGCGGCAATGCCCGCGTCGGTGACAAGACGATGGTAGACGCGCTGACGCCGGCGGTCCATACCTACAAGAAGTCGATCGAGCAAGACGACCTCGACCCCCTGGACGCGCTCGCCAAGAGCGTCGACGCGGCCGAGCGCGGCGTCCGGTTCACCACACCGATCCGCGCCTCGAAAGGGCGGGCGTCCTATCTGGGCTGGCGATCGGTCGGCCACCAGGATCCAGGGGCGACGTCGACGCTGTTGATCCTGGAGGAACTGCTCGCCGTCGCCGAGGAGTACCTCGACGGGGCGGGCGAGCGTGACGCGGCCTCTCCAACCGTTCCCGAGGAGGAACCGACCCAATGAGCATGACACGACCCGAGGACAGCCAAGGGTGGCGACCGTGATCGGACTCGTCGTCGTCTCTCACAGCGCGAGAGCCGCCGAGGGAATCGTCGAGGTCGCGACGGAGATGGGCGGTGACGCGCGACTCGTCGCGGCCGGAGGCGATCCTGGCGGCGGAATCGGGACAAGTGCTCCGGACATCGAAGCCGCCATTCTCGAGGCCGACGACGGGGACGGCGTCGTCGTGCTCGTCGATCTGGGGAGCGCGGTAATGAACGCCGAACTCGCGATCGAGACTCTCGAGGAACCCGTCGAGGTCCGGGTGGCCGACGCGCCGATCCTCGAGGGAGCGCTCAACGCCGCCGTCGCGGCGACGTCGCCGAAGGCGACGCTCGCGGAGGTCGTCGGACGAGCCGAGGAGGCACGGCAGTACCGAAAGCTCGATTGAGAGTCGTCGCCCTGCTGGACGACCCGTTCACGACGACACTCGTCGCCCGTCTCGGGATCGCTGCTTACCTCGCTCGGGTTTCTGTGCCCAGAACGCGGACGGTTCAGCGATTCTCGTCGAGTAGCTCCTCGACGTGACCTCGACAGAGGATCGGCTCTTGGTCAGTCACAATATCGATACCGCCGGAATCATTCGTCTCCGTCCGCTGGACGAGTGCGACGTACTCCGGTGAATCGGTACACGCCTCGTGGAATCCACACTCGGCCCCCTCGCTGCCGTTTTGTCCGAACAGTTCCTTGCAATCGTAACAGACGATGCCGACGGACTCTCCAGACTGCGGCTGAGCTGCAACCTCGTACATGTGTTTGGCGATGACGCCACAGTTCAGACACCGGGACATGCGTTCCCGTACGACCTGTTCGTCCTATATGATACCGATCTATGGCCGAGGGCTCACCACGGGACAGTCGTTTGGCTCATCTCTATCTGGGCGCCGTCTCCGCCTCCCTCACTGACGTTGCCTGCCTCGCCCGGTTACCTCTCACGTTCGGCGGTCACGGCCGGATCGACGACCGCACCAGTCGCCAGATCAACGCCGACCTGTTCGCACCGACCGGCCAGGGGACAGGCGTCTGCTCCCTCCAGGCAAGCCGGGGCTTGCGCCGTGCAGTACTCGCGACCGAACTGGATCGTCGCAGTGTGGCCGAAGCCGCACTTCTCCGGCGGGACGTCCCGTTCGAGAACTTCACGGACCGTCTCGTGATCGGCCTGAGCCGGCGCGATTCCCATGCGGCGATACAGCCGATGGACGTGCGTGTCGACGGGGAAGACGCCGTTTCGACCGCCAGCAAAGAGGAGGACACAGTCCGCCGTCTTCGGCCCGACACCGCGCACGCCGAGAAGAGTGTCGCGGACCGCCGCCGGATCCGCTTCCCGCACGAACGCGTCGAACGCCGCCGCCGAGCCGAACGCCTCGCAGACCCACTGAGCCGCCTCGACGATCATCCGGGACTTCTGGTTGTACAGCCCCGCGGATTCGATCGTCTCAGCGACCGTCTCTTGGTTTGCGGCGGCGAGTGCCGCGGCGAGATCTGCCGCCGGTTCGGCGCTCGCGTTGTCTTCGGTGGTGTGTTCCCCACCGCCCCCGTACCGCTCCATCAGCGCGTCGTGGGCAGGCTGGCTGGCGACGTCGCTCGTGTTCTGGCTCAGGATCGTCCGGACGAGGCAGGTGAAGGCGTCCTGTCCCCCGTAGCTCTTCTCCCAGTATAGCTCTCCGAGGCGATCGACGACGGCCTCCGCGCGCGTCTCGGCGGTCGCCGGGTCGAACGCCGCGGTCTCGCCGCCGCCGTCGAGCCCGCCGCTGATGTTTTCGGCCGGTTCGGGATCGTCGCTCATGCTCTGGAACGAGTACCGGACGGCCAAAGGTCCAGCGTCCACCGCACGGCTGCCCTACGAAACGGTGATCGTCACCGTCACGTCGGCGCCGTCGGCGAGCGTCTCGACGAGGTCGCGGTCGAAGCCTTCGGCGGCGAACTCGGCGCCCAGCAGGATCGTCCGGTCGTCGACGTAGTCGCTGGTTCGCCCGACGGCGCTTCGCTCGTTAGTGAACTCGAGATCCGGGTCACCGCGACCGGTCACCGAGTCGGTGTGGTTGCCGGCTTCGATCGTGACCTCGATTGTCGCCGCCTCGTCTCGACAGGCCTCTACGAATTCGGGGTCGAAGTCGGCAGGTGCGCGGTCGGCGTCGGTGGCGAGGATGCAGTCCCCGGCGGGGGTGAGGTAGTCGTCGGTTGTCACCTCGAACGTGCTCGCGTGCTCGGCGCTGACGTTCTCGTGACCGCGGGCGTGAATGACTTCTTCCATGACCGAGGGTACGCGGCCGGTCAGAAAACGGACTCGAATTCCGACACGGGTGGACGTCCTCGGTTCCTCGTGTCGCGCTCTTTCTCTGGTGTGGGATCGCAGAGCTGTCGTACGCCAGCCCGCTACGAGCGAGCCCGGTATCCGGCACGGAACTCCCGGACGATCGCACCTAACACGCTGCCGAGGACGACGACGAACAGCAGGACGCGGCCGACTCCCGTTTCGGCGGTCGCCGACCCGAGCGCGAGACTTCCCAGTATCGCGAGGACGCCGCCGGCGATCGAGAGCGCCGCCAGCCCAAGTTGGGCAGGGGAGCCAGTCTCACGCGAGAGGACGTACTGTGGCAGGGCGACTCCGACGACGAGGTAGATGGCGATTCCGATCGGTGTCGCGCCGAAAACCGTCGCAGTGCTCCCGAGCAGGAGTCCCGTCGCCCCGGCCGTCACTATCGCCAGCCCCAGACTGCCCCCGATGACGACGGCTTCTCTCATACGCGATGCTACCAGTCAGATTGTGTAAGAGTTTCGGTGCGAACCCTAGGTTAGACCAGACTTGCGCCGTCGAACTCGCCGCGGTTGTACTCGATATCGAGCAGATCGAGGATCGTCGGCGCGATGTCGAGCAAGTCGGCGTTTCCGATCGAGGCGTCGGGTGTGTCGATGTATAGTGAGGTGTCGTCGAAGCTGTGCATCCCGTTTCGCGGTCCTGTGTCGAATACCTCGGAGTCGGCCTTGAAGCCCGCCTTGAAGTCAAAGCCCTTGGCAGGAATCGCGACGAGGTCGGGAGCGATCTCGTCGTGGTCGCCGCGGAACGCTTCTTCTTTCTCGACGACGCGGTCGACGACGGGCTCGCCATCGGGGCCCTCGATGGCTTCGAGTTCGGCTTTGAGTTCGTCGCGGACGTCGTCGTACTCGTCTTCGGAAACCGAACCGCGGGGCTCGCGGCCCTCGAGATTCAGGTAGAACCGGCCAGGGATGAACGAGTACGCACGGGTATCGTCGCTGATATCGTCTAGCTCCTGGGGCTCGTCGGTTTGGAAGGAGAGCCAGCCGTTCTCGCGGAGCCACTCGTTGCAGTGGAACTCGTAGTCTAAGCTCGTAAAGCCGTGGTCGGAGGCGACGACGAGAGTGACATCCTCGGGGAGGGCCTCGCGGAGGCGGCCGACGTAGTCGTCGACCTTCTCGTAGAACTTGAGGAACTCCTCGCGGTACTCGCCGTCGCGCTCGTAGTCGCGAAAGAGGAAGTGGTTGACCCGGTCGGTCGTCATGAAGACGCCGAAAAAGAGGTCCCAGTCGTCTTCCTCGATGTAGTGGGAAAACGCCTCGAAGCGGGCGTCGAGCGTCGCGTGGGCGTCCTCGATGAACTCGGCTTTCTCCTGTTGGTGGCCGAGTTTCGGGTTGACGTCGATTCGGTAGTCGATTTCTTCGAGCGTCTCGCGGACGTCGTCGGGGTAGGCTGCCTTCTCGAGATCTGGCGAGAGAAAGCCCGAAACCATCCGCTGGACGTTTCGTTGTGGCGGAAAGGTAACCGGAACGTTGAACACCGACGCCTTGCGACCCGCCTCCTGGACGCGGTCCCAGACACGGTCGGCCTGGACCTCGTTGCCCATTGGAACGTACGTGTCGTACGTGCCGACTTCGCGGTCCTGGAAGCCGTAAACGCCGGTCTCACCGGGGTTCATACCGGTCGTCAGTGCCGGCCAGCAGGCGCTCGACTCCGGCGGGACGATGCTCGAAATCTCGCTTGCGGTTCCTTCCTCCGCGAGCTCGGCGAAGTTCGGGAACCGCTCTTCGTGTTGGCTCAACAGACTGTACGGCACACCGTCGACGCCGATAAACGCGACCCGAGGGCTCCCATCGCCCCGTAATCGGTCGAACAGACCCATGGCGGGTCGTAGTCCGAGGGGATACAAGAAGCTTCGTTTCGAGACACTGTTTCCGACACTAGCCGACGGGGTCAAGGGAGGGGCTACAGCGCCCGTCAGGGGGGTGACTCTTCCGACTCCGAGCGGGCGGTCTCAGGATCGAAGTTCGTGGGGACGACGGTCAGGTGTGCGATGCCGATCGCCGCGTCGGAATCGGTGTGGTGGGCCGTCGTGCGTCGGGGCGTGTTCGATGCCATTGCGGTAGAATAGACGCTACCGACGTGGATAAAATTACCCATGCTCATAATGCATCTCCGCCGCGGGGTCGGATAACCCGTACGAATCGAGAGAGTTGCCGGAACCGGATTAGCCGAAGTGCTCCTCGTAGAGCTCCTGTGCGTGTTCGATCGCGTCGTATGCAGCCTGCCGGTCTTCCCAGCCGAGCGTTTCGACTTCTTTGCCTTCCTCTAAGTTCTTGTAGGTCGCGAAGAACTCGTCAATCTCGTCGCGCTGTTGTTGTGGGATGTCTTCGAGATCCTCGATATGGTCGTAGCGGGGATCCTCGCTTGGGACGGCGATGACCTTGTCGTCCTGCTCGCCGTCGTCGTCCATCTTCATCAGCGCGACAGGCCGGGCCTCGATGACACAGCCGGGGAACGTCTGATCCTCGACGAGCACGAGCACGTCGAAGGGGTCCTCGTCGTCGTAGTACGATTGCGGAATAAATCCGTAGTCGGAGGGATAGTGAACGTTGCTGTGGAGCACGCGGTCAAGGACGACACCCGGTACGTCCTTATCGTACTCGTACTTGTTGCGCTCGCCTTTCAGACACTCGACGACGGCGTAGATCTCTTCCGGTGCGTTCGGTCCCGTCTCGAGGTCTTCCCAGAGATTTACCATACCGGAGCATCCACTGTCGATCAAAAAGTACTTTCCTAATCCCACTGAACCGAGTAAGCGGTGGCTACCGGCCGTCGACAGCGCGAGTGTCGTCACGAATCGACAGCTTGCCACACACCCAAAACAGAGGGAAGGCGGCCTGGCTGACCGAAATTGCGGATAGTTGGCAAGTCTTAAATAGCTTGGTGACATTTACAAACCTATGTCAGAGGCACGAACGATCAGCGGTGAACAGCGTATTGCGCGCGAGCTAACGGCCTTCCAGAACAACATTCTCGTTATCCTCGCCAGAGAACCGATGTACGGCCTGGCGATCAAGCGAGATCTGGAGGACTACTACGGAACGGAGGTCAACCACGGCCGACTCTACCCCAACCTCGACGAGCTCGTCGAGCTCGGCCTGGTCGAGAAGAGCGAACTCGACAAGCGAACCAACCAGTACTCGCTGACCGACGACGGCTACGCGGCCGTCTTAGACGGCGTCGAGTGGGCGCTCTCGAACATCGTCACGAACGAGGCGCGCGCCGACGAGATCCGCGAACTCGTCGACAGCAGCTACTGATACTCCGGTACCCGTTTTCCGGCCGTCTCGTAGACGAGTGCGATCGACCGGTCGATCGTCTCTCGCTGACGAGCTGACGGCCACGCGTTTCGAACGAAGTACTCGGTCCGAAACTCGGCGAGCTCCGCCGCCGTCGCCGACTCGATCGGCTTCGCGTAGTGGTTGCCGAAGAAGTCTGCAAGCGCCGCCGCGTTGTCGCCGTGGATCTCGCCGTGCTCGTCGCGAACTGCCTCGACCAGCGTCCGATTCTCGCGGTCGACGGCCGTCCAGTCGTCGGGATTTTCGGTTCCCTCGAGGGGAATCTCGATCGCCCGCGAGAGGTCCTCGATCCGGTCGGTCCGAATCACGTCCCCGTCTCGCCACTCCGCGGGATGACAGACGAGCACGTCCCCGCCATCGTCCTCGCGAATCCGCGCCGCAAACTCGTGGCGGTCGAGCAGGTCGTCCCGGTGGTCGCGATACTGTTCCGATTCCGCTGGATCTGCAACGGCTCGGGCCAGTCTAGTCAGTCGCTCTACTTCCTCGACTGCGTCGTCAGGGAGCGTCGATCCGTCCGTGGAGGTCGTCGACTCGTCGGCGTCGACTCCGTCTTCGGGTTCTCCGCCCTCGGTTGCGTCGCGCATACGCGTGGTTCTCATCTCGGCGCTCGAACGGTTTTCGCCTGTCGGTTGGCGGTCTCGTGTGGACGGGCGCTGCAGGATTGGCTCAGGCCTGATCCATCGCCTCGTTGGCCAGCTCGTCCGCGCGCTCGTTGACCGACCGAGGGACGTGTTCGAGTGTCCACTCGTCGAACGCAGAGAGCAACTCCAGGGCCGTCACGCGACGCTCGCGAAGCTCCGGGTTGTTGGTGTCGTACTCCCCGCGGACCTGCTTGACGATCAGTT encodes:
- the dhaK gene encoding dihydroxyacetone kinase subunit DhaK, which codes for MKKLINDPENVVDEMLDGMVAAHPDRFRRLEGLEVIVRADGPVDGKVGLISGGGSGHEPTHAGFVGDGMLDGAAAGDVFTSPTADQIAELIEACDGGEGVLCVVKNYEGDVMNFDTAAEMAEMEGVDVRQVLVNDDVAVEDSLYTSGRRGVCGTILVHKAAGAAAADGAELDEVVRIAEKVVDNVGTMGTALTSCITPEKGEPTFDLGEDEIELGIGIHGEPGTERVEHMSADEITDHLTEAVLADLDLEAGTEVLTIVNGMGGTPLSELYVVNHRLQELMGEHELTVWDAWVGDYMTSLDMDGCSITVAAVDDELTELLAAPADTPALTVRE
- a CDS encoding endonuclease III encodes the protein MSDDPEPAENISGGLDGGGETAAFDPATAETRAEAVVDRLGELYWEKSYGGQDAFTCLVRTILSQNTSDVASQPAHDALMERYGGGGEHTTEDNASAEPAADLAAALAAANQETVAETIESAGLYNQKSRMIVEAAQWVCEAFGSAAAFDAFVREADPAAVRDTLLGVRGVGPKTADCVLLFAGGRNGVFPVDTHVHRLYRRMGIAPAQADHETVREVLERDVPPEKCGFGHTATIQFGREYCTAQAPACLEGADACPLAGRCEQVGVDLATGAVVDPAVTAERER
- a CDS encoding rnhA operon protein; this encodes MRDATEGGEPEDGVDADESTTSTDGSTLPDDAVEEVERLTRLARAVADPAESEQYRDHRDDLLDRHEFAARIREDDGGDVLVCHPAEWRDGDVIRTDRIEDLSRAIEIPLEGTENPDDWTAVDRENRTLVEAVRDEHGEIHGDNAAALADFFGNHYAKPIESATAAELAEFRTEYFVRNAWPSARQRETIDRSIALVYETAGKRVPEYQ
- a CDS encoding PadR family transcriptional regulator — translated: MSEARTISGEQRIARELTAFQNNILVILAREPMYGLAIKRDLEDYYGTEVNHGRLYPNLDELVELGLVEKSELDKRTNQYSLTDDGYAAVLDGVEWALSNIVTNEARADEIRELVDSSY
- a CDS encoding DUF371 domain-containing protein, yielding MEEVIHARGHENVSAEHASTFEVTTDDYLTPAGDCILATDADRAPADFDPEFVEACRDEAATIEVTIEAGNHTDSVTGRGDPDLEFTNERSAVGRTSDYVDDRTILLGAEFAAEGFDRDLVETLADGADVTVTITVS
- a CDS encoding alkaline phosphatase family protein, with product MGLFDRLRGDGSPRVAFIGVDGVPYSLLSQHEERFPNFAELAEEGTASEISSIVPPESSACWPALTTGMNPGETGVYGFQDREVGTYDTYVPMGNEVQADRVWDRVQEAGRKASVFNVPVTFPPQRNVQRMVSGFLSPDLEKAAYPDDVRETLEEIDYRIDVNPKLGHQQEKAEFIEDAHATLDARFEAFSHYIEEDDWDLFFGVFMTTDRVNHFLFRDYERDGEYREEFLKFYEKVDDYVGRLREALPEDVTLVVASDHGFTSLDYEFHCNEWLRENGWLSFQTDEPQELDDISDDTRAYSFIPGRFYLNLEGREPRGSVSEDEYDDVRDELKAELEAIEGPDGEPVVDRVVEKEEAFRGDHDEIAPDLVAIPAKGFDFKAGFKADSEVFDTGPRNGMHSFDDTSLYIDTPDASIGNADLLDIAPTILDLLDIEYNRGEFDGASLV
- a CDS encoding inorganic diphosphatase encodes the protein MVNLWEDLETGPNAPEEIYAVVECLKGERNKYEYDKDVPGVVLDRVLHSNVHYPSDYGFIPQSYYDDEDPFDVLVLVEDQTFPGCVIEARPVALMKMDDDGEQDDKVIAVPSEDPRYDHIEDLEDIPQQQRDEIDEFFATYKNLEEGKEVETLGWEDRQAAYDAIEHAQELYEEHFG
- the dhaM gene encoding dihydroxyacetone kinase phosphoryl donor subunit DhaM; the encoded protein is MIGLVVVSHSARAAEGIVEVATEMGGDARLVAAGGDPGGGIGTSAPDIEAAILEADDGDGVVVLVDLGSAVMNAELAIETLEEPVEVRVADAPILEGALNAAVAATSPKATLAEVVGRAEEARQYRKLD
- the dhaL gene encoding dihydroxyacetone kinase subunit DhaL, encoding MVDEATQREAIRDAVEAIAERIEAEREHLTDLDSAIGDADHGANMDRGMRAVVEQIDDLDDADPATMVKTVGTTLIREVGGAAGPLYGGSAMSASTALSDGVTADSTVAFAEAYLEKVQDRGNARVGDKTMVDALTPAVHTYKKSIEQDDLDPLDALAKSVDAAERGVRFTTPIRASKGRASYLGWRSVGHQDPGATSTLLILEELLAVAEEYLDGAGERDAASPTVPEEEPTQ